One genomic segment of Paenibacillus durus includes these proteins:
- a CDS encoding 3-oxoacyl-[acyl-carrier-protein] synthase III C-terminal domain-containing protein → MAGIRIKDIDIYHPSKKIGNDFFIKHFDEKGIDIRGLLAALGRENRYSIDNTEENSLTMAFEAASNVLEKTGLTGADIDLIAYASQTPEYIFPTNSLMIHRLINGASHTICIDSNANCAGMTASVEQVSRQMMANPRIRRALVIGSDHVAPHADKNDPVYYANFGDAAAAVILERDENSVGFIDSIYQTDTCVYGNSMFPAEGLANVGRTGVGAGEFNVKFIPFDDSICVDAASESINTLLGENEIAPESIKVACFSQLSLPNIRAVSEKTGIGSDAAVYIGDEFGYTSTSSPFIALHRAVSTGKIERGDKLLFWTVGAGWQNVAFVMEY, encoded by the coding sequence ATGGCTGGGATTCGTATTAAGGACATTGATATCTATCATCCAAGCAAAAAGATTGGCAACGACTTTTTCATAAAGCATTTTGACGAAAAGGGGATTGATATCCGTGGACTTCTGGCCGCTCTGGGCCGTGAAAACCGCTACAGCATCGATAATACGGAAGAGAATTCCCTGACGATGGCCTTCGAAGCGGCGAGCAATGTTCTGGAGAAGACCGGTCTTACTGGTGCCGATATCGACCTTATCGCTTATGCGAGCCAAACTCCTGAGTATATCTTTCCTACGAACTCATTGATGATCCACCGGCTAATCAACGGGGCATCCCATACGATCTGCATTGACAGCAATGCGAACTGCGCGGGAATGACAGCTTCGGTTGAACAGGTTAGCCGGCAAATGATGGCCAATCCAAGAATCCGCCGCGCTCTGGTCATCGGCTCCGACCATGTTGCACCGCATGCCGACAAGAATGATCCCGTGTATTATGCCAACTTCGGTGATGCCGCAGCCGCAGTCATTTTGGAGCGTGATGAGAATTCCGTAGGTTTCATAGATTCCATCTACCAGACAGACACTTGTGTCTACGGCAACTCGATGTTTCCAGCGGAAGGCTTAGCCAACGTGGGCCGTACCGGCGTGGGTGCCGGAGAGTTCAATGTTAAATTCATTCCTTTTGACGATTCAATCTGCGTTGACGCCGCCTCTGAGTCTATCAACACCTTGCTTGGTGAAAATGAGATCGCCCCTGAATCGATTAAAGTGGCTTGCTTCTCTCAACTGTCACTTCCCAACATTCGCGCGGTTTCCGAGAAAACTGGGATCGGCAGCGACGCAGCCGTCTACATCGGCGATGAATTTGGTTATACCTCGACGAGCAGCCCTTTCATCGCTCTGCACAGAGCTGTATCCACGGGAAAAATCGAACGCGGGGACAAGCTTCTGTTCTGGACGGTTGGCGCCGGCTGGCAAAATGTAGCTTTTGTAATGGAGTATTAA
- a CDS encoding DivIVA domain-containing protein: protein MPLTPLDIHNKEFTRRLRGYDEDEVNEFLDQVIKDYESIIRENKELNNQLMALQERLDHFTNIEETLSKTIIVAQETADEVKNNAKKESQLIIKEAEKNADRIINEALSKSRKIAIETEELRKQASIYRTRFRTLVEAQLELLSQDDWDALESREVREEVF, encoded by the coding sequence ATGCCATTAACGCCGCTCGATATACATAACAAGGAGTTTACCCGGCGGCTCCGAGGTTATGATGAAGACGAGGTCAATGAATTTCTGGACCAGGTCATCAAAGATTACGAGAGCATCATCCGTGAGAACAAGGAGCTGAACAATCAGCTCATGGCTCTGCAGGAGCGCCTGGACCATTTTACGAACATCGAAGAAACCTTGTCGAAGACCATCATTGTAGCCCAGGAAACTGCCGATGAAGTGAAGAACAACGCGAAGAAAGAAAGCCAGCTGATCATCAAGGAAGCCGAGAAGAACGCCGACCGGATTATCAACGAAGCCTTATCCAAGTCCCGCAAAATCGCGATTGAGACCGAAGAGCTGCGCAAGCAGGCTTCGATTTATCGTACGCGGTTCCGGACACTGGTGGAAGCGCAGCTCGAACTGTTGTCCCAAGACGATTGGGACGCGCTGGAAAGCCGCGAGGTTCGTGAAGAAGTATTTTGA
- a CDS encoding DUF5665 domain-containing protein: MMKENKDGGADHRYDPMHWKPLSHGREGPSEPPDQDKIDAVYRVATEWAQRMEKSRISEYLELLHSPWRLIWLNVLSGTARGVGIAIGFTFFAATIIYVLQVLGALNLPIIGDYIADIVRIVQHQLELNTY; encoded by the coding sequence ATGATGAAGGAGAATAAAGACGGAGGAGCGGACCATCGCTACGATCCGATGCATTGGAAACCACTGTCGCATGGCAGGGAAGGGCCGTCAGAACCTCCTGACCAGGATAAGATTGACGCCGTTTACCGGGTGGCTACTGAATGGGCGCAAAGAATGGAAAAGTCGCGGATTTCGGAGTATTTGGAGCTGCTGCATTCTCCTTGGCGGCTAATATGGCTGAACGTGCTGTCGGGTACCGCGCGTGGCGTCGGGATCGCCATTGGGTTTACTTTTTTTGCGGCAACCATTATTTACGTGCTTCAGGTGCTGGGGGCTCTTAATCTGCCGATTATCGGGGATTACATCGCCGATATCGTCCGCATCGTCCAACATCAGCTCGAACTCAATACGTATTAG
- a CDS encoding thiamine pyrophosphate-binding protein, with protein sequence MDLLKTVADYMAEALRNLGVTHSFGIIGKSICPIVLKMVDYGIEFIPGRHESSSGFEASGYALKTGNLGVAFGTSGPGGTNLLTAAAHAKANNLPVLFITGHQSIQELGIPQCQDSSSYLADLADMFRPATLFSKLIERGDHFSTIFNHAISIALSGKRGPVHLCIPFDVQTEPLKECRIVIPERETLVSYANFDRVTDAINHSSRPLIIAGKGVNRSGTHTELVQLAETFNIPVVTTPGGKGAIAWDHPLYHGPVGVGGCKHGDDLLNRSDLFIVLGSRLSDMTICNLKADNHPKTLIQFDVDPTFVGKILTSQTIAVGGDLRDNLSLYLKNVDTAAIKKRETETAVHYAEELPDLPKLSLASVMNTMSDLIPYNNTVFVDDGSHGFNAVKWYNVKKPGSFVFDAYFACMGNAIGMAIGAKVASPEETIFCITGDGCFMMLGTEINTAVCKNIPVIFIVVNNMQLDMALKGMEKTTGRIDGTLFEVPMDAVKFAESLGAAGYKCETKEQFAAAISEAVALNRVAVIELLTDRDEVPPTAHRTLNLN encoded by the coding sequence GTGGATCTTTTGAAGACAGTCGCAGATTATATGGCGGAAGCACTACGCAATCTCGGAGTAACGCATTCTTTTGGCATTATCGGTAAATCTATTTGTCCCATAGTTCTTAAGATGGTGGATTATGGTATTGAGTTTATTCCCGGGAGACATGAATCCAGCTCTGGATTCGAAGCTTCCGGCTATGCCTTAAAGACCGGAAATCTAGGCGTCGCTTTCGGTACTTCCGGTCCGGGGGGGACGAACCTCCTCACAGCGGCGGCACATGCCAAAGCCAATAACCTCCCTGTGCTGTTTATTACGGGGCATCAATCCATTCAGGAGCTCGGAATTCCCCAATGCCAGGATTCCTCTTCGTATCTAGCAGATTTGGCGGACATGTTCAGACCCGCTACGCTCTTCAGCAAACTAATCGAACGCGGCGACCATTTCAGCACGATTTTTAACCATGCCATTTCCATTGCGCTGAGCGGCAAGCGCGGACCTGTTCATCTGTGCATTCCGTTTGATGTCCAGACAGAACCGCTTAAAGAATGCCGAATTGTTATCCCCGAACGCGAAACCCTTGTCAGTTACGCTAATTTTGACCGGGTTACGGATGCCATTAATCATTCCAGCAGACCTCTGATCATAGCCGGCAAAGGCGTCAACCGCTCCGGCACGCATACGGAATTGGTCCAATTGGCAGAGACTTTTAATATTCCTGTCGTTACTACTCCCGGCGGCAAAGGCGCTATTGCCTGGGATCATCCGCTGTACCATGGTCCGGTCGGTGTTGGCGGATGCAAGCATGGCGACGATTTATTGAACCGCAGTGATTTGTTTATCGTGCTTGGGTCGCGGCTTAGTGACATGACCATTTGTAACCTTAAGGCGGATAATCATCCAAAGACCTTAATTCAGTTTGATGTAGACCCTACCTTTGTGGGAAAAATACTAACCTCCCAGACGATTGCTGTCGGCGGAGATTTGCGCGATAACTTGTCGCTGTATCTCAAGAATGTTGATACTGCCGCTATTAAAAAACGTGAAACGGAGACGGCCGTTCATTATGCGGAAGAACTGCCCGATCTGCCCAAGCTTTCGCTGGCGTCGGTAATGAACACGATGAGCGATCTGATCCCTTATAACAATACCGTATTTGTTGATGACGGCAGCCATGGCTTCAATGCCGTGAAGTGGTACAACGTGAAGAAGCCGGGCAGTTTTGTCTTCGACGCCTACTTTGCCTGCATGGGCAACGCAATCGGCATGGCAATCGGAGCAAAGGTTGCTTCCCCTGAGGAAACGATATTTTGCATTACCGGCGACGGCTGCTTCATGATGCTCGGCACAGAAATTAATACTGCCGTTTGCAAGAATATCCCGGTCATTTTTATCGTTGTGAATAATATGCAGCTGGATATGGCGTTAAAAGGAATGGAAAAAACTACAGGCAGAATCGACGGAACTCTATTTGAAGTTCCTATGGATGCCGTAAAATTTGCCGAATCGCTGGGAGCTGCCGGCTACAAATGCGAGACCAAAGAACAATTTGCTGCTGCTATCAGCGAAGCTGTGGCTTTAAACCGCGTTGCCGTCATCGAGCTATTGACTGACCGTGACGAAGTGCCTCCTACCGCACACCGCACACTAAATCTTAATTAA
- the ileS gene encoding isoleucine--tRNA ligase: MHKVDIKEKARDRDVRILKKWNEENTFRKSIEYREGKPNYVFYEGPPTANGAPHIGHVLGRVIKDFIGRYQTMKGYRVVRKAGWDTHGLPVELGVEKQLGISGKQEIEAYGVEKFIKKCKDSVFGYEKQWREFTEAIGYWTDLDNPYVTLNNTYIESVWNILATVHEKGLLYRGHRVSPYCPSCQTTLSSHEVAQGYKTVKDLSATAKFKLDDSGEYVLAWTTTPWTLPAHMALAVNPDMDYVRVQQEDGVYIMAKNLVEEVAKGEHTVLSELKGSDLVGKTYQPPFSYIQAERSNVIVGASFVTDASGTGIVHMAPAHGEDDYKTCRENGITFVNVVDTSGKYTDTVTDFAGRFVKDCDLDIVKMLSEKGLLYGKEKYEHSYPFCWRCDTPLLYYATDSWFINTTAIKDQLIANNNGVDWYPGHVREGRFGKFLDELVDWNISRNRYWGTPLNVWVCEETGKEFAPHSIAELREMAASDVPEDIELHKPYVDNIRLRSPFKEGAEMVRTSEVIDVWFDSGSMPFAQSHYPFENADKLEDQYPADMICEGIDQTRGWFYSLLAVSTLFKGKAPYKAVIATGHILDENGQKMSKSKGNVINPWDIMNEYGTDAFRWAILSDSAPWNNKRFSRGLVGESKSKVVDTLVNTHAFLTLYAGIDGYDPAEHPFKLSNHKLDRWILSRLNSLILVVDKGLAINDFVNSSKAIENFIDELSNWYIRRSRDRFWGSGLGEEKLDAYRTLTHVLLTTAKIVAPFMPMLAEDIFVNLGGGESVHLADYPAADESLIDATLEQDMESARNIVELARNVRNETGIKTRQPLSELIVSIGHSFNVNEYEEIIKDEINVKSIVLETSDSGFVDFTLKLNLKVAGKKYGKNVGFIQGFLKSMDSDATRSAVQNGRVAVTSPEGEELQITAEELLIDKQAKPGFASASGYGITVALNTEITPELEQEGWVREIVRAVQDYRKRLDLAIDKRVALTLNVDDELKAAVTAFENVLRENVLVTTVDFGSGDSFETVDIGGKTIGILIG, translated from the coding sequence ATGCATAAAGTAGACATCAAAGAAAAGGCGCGGGACAGAGACGTCCGCATCTTAAAGAAATGGAACGAGGAGAATACGTTCCGCAAATCCATCGAGTACCGCGAAGGCAAGCCGAACTATGTATTCTATGAAGGTCCGCCGACCGCGAACGGCGCGCCGCATATCGGGCACGTGCTCGGCCGCGTTATCAAGGACTTTATCGGCCGTTACCAGACGATGAAGGGCTACCGCGTCGTGCGCAAGGCTGGCTGGGATACCCACGGTCTGCCGGTGGAGCTTGGTGTGGAGAAGCAGCTTGGCATCTCCGGCAAGCAGGAGATCGAAGCCTACGGCGTCGAGAAGTTCATCAAAAAGTGCAAAGACAGCGTTTTTGGCTACGAGAAGCAGTGGCGTGAATTTACAGAGGCGATCGGGTATTGGACCGACCTCGACAATCCTTACGTTACCTTGAACAACACCTACATCGAGAGCGTATGGAACATTCTGGCTACAGTGCATGAGAAAGGGCTGCTGTATCGCGGCCATCGCGTCAGCCCTTACTGTCCGAGCTGTCAGACGACGCTCAGCTCGCATGAAGTGGCCCAAGGCTACAAGACCGTCAAAGATCTGAGCGCCACGGCCAAGTTCAAGCTGGATGACAGCGGTGAATATGTGCTGGCCTGGACGACGACGCCTTGGACGCTTCCGGCGCATATGGCGCTGGCGGTTAATCCGGACATGGACTATGTGCGGGTGCAGCAGGAAGACGGCGTCTACATCATGGCCAAGAATCTGGTGGAAGAAGTGGCCAAGGGCGAGCATACTGTTCTGTCCGAACTGAAGGGCTCCGATCTGGTCGGCAAAACGTACCAGCCCCCGTTCAGCTACATTCAGGCGGAGAGAAGCAATGTGATCGTCGGTGCTTCTTTCGTAACGGATGCCAGCGGTACGGGGATCGTGCATATGGCTCCGGCGCATGGCGAGGATGACTACAAGACCTGCCGAGAGAACGGTATCACCTTCGTGAACGTGGTGGATACTTCGGGTAAATATACCGATACGGTGACCGATTTTGCCGGACGCTTTGTCAAAGACTGCGACCTCGATATCGTCAAAATGCTGTCGGAGAAGGGCCTGTTGTACGGTAAGGAAAAATACGAGCATAGCTATCCATTCTGCTGGCGCTGTGACACGCCGCTTCTGTACTATGCGACAGACAGCTGGTTCATCAACACGACAGCGATCAAGGATCAGCTGATTGCGAACAACAACGGCGTCGACTGGTATCCGGGCCATGTCCGCGAAGGCCGGTTCGGCAAGTTCCTCGATGAGCTTGTGGACTGGAACATCAGTCGTAACCGCTACTGGGGCACACCGCTGAACGTATGGGTCTGTGAGGAGACGGGCAAAGAGTTCGCGCCGCACAGCATCGCCGAGCTGAGAGAAATGGCCGCCTCTGATGTGCCCGAAGACATCGAGCTGCATAAGCCGTATGTGGATAACATCCGCCTGCGCAGCCCGTTCAAGGAAGGCGCGGAAATGGTACGGACCTCCGAAGTCATCGACGTATGGTTCGACAGCGGCTCGATGCCTTTTGCTCAGAGCCATTACCCGTTCGAGAACGCGGATAAGCTGGAAGACCAATATCCGGCAGACATGATCTGTGAGGGCATCGACCAGACGCGCGGCTGGTTCTACAGTTTGCTTGCGGTATCGACGCTGTTCAAGGGCAAGGCGCCTTACAAGGCGGTTATCGCGACAGGCCACATTCTCGACGAGAACGGCCAGAAGATGTCCAAATCCAAAGGTAATGTCATCAATCCTTGGGATATCATGAACGAATACGGCACCGACGCGTTCCGCTGGGCGATTTTGTCTGACAGCGCGCCGTGGAACAACAAGCGCTTCTCGCGCGGGCTTGTAGGTGAGAGCAAGTCCAAGGTTGTAGATACGCTGGTGAACACCCACGCGTTCCTGACACTGTACGCGGGCATCGACGGCTACGATCCGGCGGAGCACCCTTTCAAGCTGTCGAATCATAAGCTGGACCGCTGGATTCTGTCCCGTCTGAACAGCCTGATCCTCGTTGTGGATAAAGGGCTTGCGATTAACGATTTCGTCAATTCATCCAAGGCGATCGAGAACTTTATCGATGAGCTTAGCAACTGGTATATCCGCCGTTCCCGCGACCGTTTCTGGGGCAGCGGGCTTGGAGAAGAGAAGCTGGATGCTTACCGTACGTTGACGCATGTGCTGCTGACGACGGCGAAGATTGTCGCTCCGTTCATGCCGATGCTGGCCGAGGATATTTTTGTTAACCTGGGCGGCGGAGAAAGCGTACATCTGGCCGATTATCCGGCAGCAGACGAGAGTCTGATCGATGCCACGCTTGAGCAGGACATGGAGAGCGCCCGTAACATCGTCGAGCTGGCGCGCAATGTCCGTAACGAGACCGGTATCAAGACGCGTCAGCCGCTTTCGGAGCTGATCGTATCCATCGGCCACAGCTTTAACGTCAATGAGTACGAGGAGATCATCAAGGACGAGATCAACGTCAAGTCGATTGTGCTGGAGACTAGCGACAGCGGATTTGTTGATTTCACTTTGAAGCTGAACCTGAAGGTCGCGGGCAAAAAATACGGCAAAAACGTCGGCTTCATCCAAGGATTCCTGAAATCGATGGACAGCGACGCCACGCGCAGCGCGGTTCAAAACGGACGGGTCGCCGTCACCTCTCCGGAAGGCGAAGAGCTGCAAATCACCGCGGAAGAGCTGCTGATCGACAAGCAGGCCAAACCGGGCTTCGCGTCCGCATCCGGCTACGGAATTACGGTTGCCCTGAACACTGAAATCACGCCCGAACTGGAACAAGAGGGCTGGGTGCGTGAAATCGTACGCGCGGTTCAGGATTACCGCAAACGGCTCGATCTGGCGATTGACAAGCGTGTCGCGCTCACACTGAATGTCGATGACGAGCTGAAAGCTGCAGTAACCGCGTTCGAGAATGTCCTGCGGGAAAATGTCCTTGTAACGACAGTTGATTTCGGCAGCGGCGATTCTTTTGAAACGGTGGATATCGGCGGCAAAACGATCGGCATTCTCATCGGCTAA
- the lspA gene encoding signal peptidase II, with the protein MVYYLIALIVFLLDQGTKYLISTRLEIDEQIPVIGNFFVITSHRNRGAAFSILQDQRWFLILVTVVVLIGIVWYLNKVKRTRRLLPLALSLVLGGAVGNFLDRAITGEVVDFLRFNFGSYTFPIFNVADSCIVVGVALIILDSIMDMRGGPTEVIEVKETSEVEERNEQH; encoded by the coding sequence GTGGTGTACTATCTGATCGCGCTAATCGTATTTTTGCTTGACCAGGGAACGAAATATCTGATCTCCACGCGCCTTGAAATCGACGAACAAATTCCGGTAATCGGGAACTTTTTTGTTATCACATCGCATCGAAACCGCGGCGCCGCTTTCAGCATTCTGCAGGACCAGCGCTGGTTTCTCATACTGGTGACGGTTGTCGTCCTGATTGGAATCGTCTGGTATTTGAACAAAGTAAAAAGGACGCGGCGATTGCTGCCCTTGGCGCTGTCACTCGTGCTTGGCGGCGCAGTCGGCAACTTTCTCGACCGGGCGATTACAGGCGAAGTTGTCGATTTTCTGCGGTTTAATTTCGGCAGCTATACGTTTCCGATCTTTAACGTGGCGGATTCCTGTATTGTCGTCGGCGTAGCGCTCATCATACTCGATTCCATCATGGATATGAGGGGCGGCCCAACCGAAGTGATTGAAGTGAAGGAAACAAGCGAGGTAGAGGAAAGGAATGAACAGCATTGA
- a CDS encoding TraR/DksA C4-type zinc finger protein has product MNHLSSEQLAHLRGLLIRQRDDIRHRLKENEDHGLEDSMRDMSGELTEIDNHPGDVATDLYHRSMDISLQELEELELKDIDDALEAMDKGTYGICAASGQPIPYERLAALPATRYSKEYSPRQEKPHTRPVEEEFLTPPFGRSSLDEHEYNGFDGEDAWQIVESFGTSNTPAMAEGNNIDSYNDMEIEADDPDGFVEPWENFIATDITGNHVTVVKGHQYQSYMDSGEGDYLLDPYANEKE; this is encoded by the coding sequence ATGAATCACCTGTCTTCGGAACAGCTTGCCCACCTGCGCGGCCTTCTTATCCGCCAGCGGGACGATATCCGGCACAGGCTTAAGGAGAATGAAGATCACGGTCTTGAAGATTCCATGCGGGATATGTCGGGCGAATTGACCGAAATCGACAACCATCCCGGCGATGTCGCAACCGACCTGTATCATCGTTCTATGGATATATCGCTTCAAGAGCTTGAAGAACTGGAACTTAAGGATATAGACGATGCGCTTGAGGCGATGGACAAAGGCACATACGGCATTTGCGCAGCGAGCGGACAGCCGATTCCGTATGAGCGCCTGGCCGCCCTTCCTGCTACGCGCTATTCCAAGGAATACAGCCCCCGCCAGGAAAAGCCGCATACACGCCCGGTTGAAGAGGAATTTCTTACTCCTCCATTCGGGCGGAGCAGTCTCGACGAGCATGAGTATAACGGATTTGACGGCGAGGACGCCTGGCAGATCGTCGAGAGCTTCGGCACCTCCAACACGCCGGCTATGGCGGAGGGAAATAATATCGATTCTTACAATGATATGGAAATCGAAGCCGATGACCCGGATGGCTTCGTCGAGCCCTGGGAAAATTTCATCGCCACGGACATAACGGGCAATCATGTTACCGTCGTGAAGGGACATCAGTACCAGAGTTACATGGACAGCGGAGAAGGCGATTACCTGCTTGATCCTTACGCTAACGAGAAGGAGTAG
- a CDS encoding cell division protein SepF: MGVMNRFMSFLGLQEEEEIVEREPLNQHDEEDYAPSPVETRKNQRAGNVVSIHSQKNVKVVLYEPRSYDEAQEIADHIRSHRTVVVNLQRVRNDQAMRIIDFLSGTVYALSGGISKIGGNIFLCSPDTVEIQGSISEMLADDQDYNRMR, translated from the coding sequence ATGGGCGTCATGAACCGGTTTATGAGCTTTTTGGGTTTACAGGAAGAAGAGGAGATCGTTGAACGTGAACCGCTTAACCAGCATGATGAGGAAGATTATGCGCCGAGTCCTGTAGAAACGCGCAAGAACCAGCGGGCAGGGAACGTCGTCAGCATCCATTCGCAAAAAAATGTAAAGGTTGTGCTGTACGAGCCGCGGTCCTATGATGAAGCTCAGGAAATCGCCGACCATATTCGCTCACACCGTACCGTCGTCGTCAATTTGCAGCGGGTCCGCAATGATCAGGCGATGCGAATAATCGATTTTTTAAGCGGAACAGTGTATGCTTTGAGCGGAGGTATTTCCAAAATCGGGGGGAATATCTTCCTCTGCTCGCCGGATACCGTTGAAATACAAGGCTCCATTTCGGAAATGCTCGCAGACGATCAAGACTATAACAGAATGAGGTGA
- a CDS encoding YggT family protein, which produces MHQINSIIEILFNIYFYMIIFYVLMSWLPNVRDNFIGELLGKLVEPYLTPFRKIIPPLFGTIDFSPFVALLVLELAANGLRSVLFYLMG; this is translated from the coding sequence TTGCACCAAATCAATTCCATTATCGAAATCCTATTCAACATCTATTTCTACATGATTATTTTCTACGTGCTGATGTCCTGGCTGCCAAACGTCCGTGACAACTTCATCGGAGAACTGCTCGGAAAGCTGGTGGAGCCTTATTTGACGCCGTTCCGCAAGATTATTCCACCCTTGTTCGGAACGATCGACTTTTCGCCGTTCGTAGCGCTGCTCGTGCTTGAGCTTGCAGCGAACGGATTGCGGTCCGTACTGTTTTATCTGATGGGATAA
- a CDS encoding YggS family pyridoxal phosphate-dependent enzyme produces MSSTLQERIAEVSRRIERACARSGRDSRDVHIIAVTKYVSLEATSAVLASGLVNIGENRWQVAESKWEALGHQGTWHFIGHLQTNKVKDVIGKFQYIHSLDRMSLAKELHRKAEAEGLDVNVFLQVNVSGEESKYGLSPDKVPDFLREISGLNHLKIIGLMTMAPNEEDPELTRPVFRGLRELRDKLNGMGLTPEPITELSMGMSNDFEVAIEEGATWVRLGTVLVGHEEGS; encoded by the coding sequence TTGTCCTCGACATTGCAGGAAAGAATAGCCGAAGTCAGTCGGCGGATTGAGCGCGCGTGCGCAAGAAGCGGACGGGACAGCCGTGATGTCCATATCATCGCTGTGACGAAATATGTATCGCTGGAAGCGACATCCGCCGTGCTGGCTTCCGGTCTTGTAAATATTGGCGAGAACCGCTGGCAGGTTGCAGAGAGCAAGTGGGAAGCGCTGGGGCATCAGGGAACATGGCATTTTATCGGGCATTTGCAGACCAATAAGGTGAAGGATGTTATCGGCAAATTTCAATATATTCACTCACTGGACCGGATGTCGCTGGCCAAGGAATTGCATCGCAAGGCGGAAGCGGAAGGACTGGATGTGAACGTTTTTCTTCAGGTGAACGTCTCTGGAGAAGAGTCGAAATACGGCCTGAGTCCGGACAAGGTTCCCGATTTTTTGCGGGAGATCTCGGGTCTAAACCATCTCAAAATCATCGGACTGATGACAATGGCGCCGAATGAGGAAGATCCGGAGCTTACGCGTCCGGTATTTCGCGGCCTTCGCGAACTGCGGGACAAGCTTAACGGCATGGGGCTGACTCCGGAGCCGATAACAGAGCTGTCGATGGGCATGTCGAATGACTTTGAAGTTGCGATTGAAGAAGGGGCCACCTGGGTGCGCCTGGGTACGGTATTGGTAGGCCATGAGGAGGGATCGTAA
- a CDS encoding YlmH family RNA-binding protein → MKNEIYGHFHPDERQFVDQAYEWVENAARYHELKLTDFLDPRQGYILQSLVNRHPDVKVRWEGGHEESERRRALIAPDYRDLEDEDMALKVLSITPAEQKLSELEHGDYMGSLLGLGVKRSKIGDIHVLENGCHAVVTSDIADYLALHMSSVGRAPVSVEVLPVSELRRSEVRLEPMEITVSSLRLDGIAADVCRLSRSKILVPVKAGRVRVNWKVEEDPSSHLKEGDVVSIQGFGRFKVLEIGGLTKKGRYRVRVGKFV, encoded by the coding sequence ATGAAGAACGAAATTTACGGTCATTTTCATCCGGATGAGCGGCAGTTTGTGGATCAGGCCTATGAATGGGTGGAGAATGCGGCCCGTTATCATGAACTGAAGCTGACGGATTTCCTCGATCCGCGGCAGGGATACATCCTGCAATCTTTGGTGAACCGTCATCCCGATGTGAAGGTCAGATGGGAAGGCGGGCATGAAGAATCGGAGCGGCGGAGAGCGCTGATCGCTCCTGATTACCGTGATTTGGAAGACGAAGATATGGCGCTGAAAGTGCTGAGTATAACACCGGCGGAGCAGAAACTTTCGGAACTGGAGCATGGAGATTATATGGGTTCCCTGCTTGGTCTGGGAGTCAAGCGAAGCAAAATCGGCGATATCCACGTCCTGGAGAACGGCTGCCATGCCGTCGTGACGTCGGATATCGCCGATTATTTGGCTCTGCATATGAGCAGCGTAGGCCGCGCTCCGGTCAGCGTGGAAGTGCTGCCGGTGTCGGAACTTCGCAGATCCGAAGTCAGGCTGGAGCCCATGGAGATTACCGTGTCTTCCCTGCGTCTGGACGGAATCGCTGCGGATGTGTGCCGGCTAAGCCGGAGTAAAATTCTCGTTCCCGTCAAAGCCGGCCGCGTCCGGGTGAACTGGAAGGTGGAGGAGGACCCTTCTTCCCATCTGAAAGAAGGCGATGTGGTCTCGATTCAAGGCTTTGGACGGTTTAAAGTGCTGGAGATTGGCGGACTTACAAAAAAAGGCCGATACCGGGTCCGGGTCGGTAAATTTGTATAA
- a CDS encoding carboxymuconolactone decarboxylase family protein, which produces MKDNVNSGFKHFSNLSGDYGAKAMAPIKEHFPELAEFIMGNAYGDIFQRTTIGADWKEIAVISSLITMGQFEQLGVHYVMALRVGMTVDQIKGILLHLVPCVGAPRIISAFNVLLSTLEEIQ; this is translated from the coding sequence ATGAAAGACAACGTAAACAGCGGTTTCAAGCATTTCTCTAATCTTTCCGGCGACTATGGGGCCAAGGCGATGGCTCCGATCAAAGAGCATTTTCCCGAATTGGCTGAATTTATTATGGGCAACGCTTATGGCGACATTTTTCAGCGGACCACTATTGGTGCTGATTGGAAAGAGATTGCCGTTATTTCCTCTCTAATTACGATGGGCCAATTCGAGCAGCTTGGCGTTCATTATGTGATGGCGCTCCGTGTAGGCATGACCGTTGATCAAATCAAGGGTATTTTACTGCATCTGGTGCCATGTGTTGGCGCTCCGAGAATTATTTCCGCTTTTAATGTACTTCTCTCGACACTGGAAGAAATCCAATAA